TTACCTGAACAACAAAAAACTTTACCGGAAATCGCATAAACAATCCCTGATCAGTACGCCCACACACTACGTATTGCTGACCAATATCCGGAAACTCCCCGATGGCAATATCGAGTTCGAGTACTGGGACTACGGGGCAAGAGCCCTGCAGCAACTATCTCCTGAATTTTTAAAAAACATCATCTATGGGGTCAGCGTCTGGACCCCGCGGGTTTCAAAATGAAGAAATATACTTACATATTCACCGGAATTTACGGGCTGCTCAGCATACTGGTGTCCTGTTCATATCCAAGAAATTTCCCAACAAATTTCTACGCCCGGAACGAATCCAGGCTGGAAGCCATTAAGAATGACTTCAGCCAACTGTATGCCCGGCATCCGTTTTCCATTCTCTTCGAAGAAAAATCGTTCACCCATATATCCTTCGAGTTTAATGAAGACAGTATCAAATATATTTACCATTTTAACATCCACGAACGGGCATTCACCGATAGCCTGAAAGCACATCATTACAATGCGCCGGCAGTAAAAAAACTGGTAGAGGATATGCGTGCCATCCAATGCACATGGATTGCAAACGTAGATTATTATGAAGGTTTCCAGGCACGAAAACTGGTACAGATGTCGGTAAGAAATAAAGCCCTCAACAATAAACTAAAAGGGGAAAGTTATTGTATCCTGGTATTTTTTGAAACGCCGCAACCTTTTAACAATAAAGGTATTTTCCTGGACCGTTCCGACCGGAAACGACGCCGGCAAATCAATGGGAATCTGCTAAAAAGAGTCAACGACAAGGTAGGATTTGCCATCAATAAACAATACCGGTAAGTGTTAAATATACACAGTTGTTAGTAATTCTTGACCGGGATTAAGTACCATTAGGGCTTCAATCGTTATTTTTGCAGGATGTTGATGGAAAAAGAATGTGTTCGTTTTGCGATCCTCGACCTGAATGCAGGGCTTCCCAACCAGGGCATGCGCTGTATCCGGGAAATTGTAGAAAGGTGGGCAAACGAAAAACAGGTTGACCTGATTTATGATGTATTTGATGTTCGGGTTAAGAACGAATTACCGGACCTCTCATACGACATCTACATTTCAAGCGGCGGGCCCGGAGATCCATTGAGCACCCGTTTTGACGATTGGGATATTAACTGGAATAAATGGCTGAAGGAAACGTTGCGGTGGAATGAAAACCCCGGGAACGAGCAAAAAAAATATGTTTTTTTTATCTGCCATTCTTTTCAATTGGCCAGCAGGTATTTTAATGCCGGACTGATTTGCAAACGTAAGTCCACTTCCTTTGGTGTGTTTCCCATGCATATGCTGCCGGAAGCTGGCGACAACCCGGTATTTGAAAACCTGAGTGATCCGTTTTATGCGGTGGACAGCCGCGACTTTCAGCTGATTCAACCCAATTTCGATATCTTAAATGAAATGGGAGCCTATATCACCTGTATAGAAAAGGAGCGCCCGCATGTGCCTTACGAAAGAGCGGTAATGGGTATTTCATTTAACCCATACATGTTCGGTACCCAGTTTCATCCCGAAGCAGATGCCGCAGGTATGCTGAAGCATTTTCAATCGGAAGACAAACGCAACATGGTGATCGAAAATCACGGAGCGCAGAAGCTATCCAGTATGATCGATCAGCTGAAAGATCCGGATAAGATCATGTGGACCAACCGGCACCTAATCCCCAATTTTTTAAACGAAGCCTACAGTCATATTGTATCTGTAAGCCTTGTTGAATCTTAACCATTGCGGTATAATGGCCCTGCAGCTAAGACTTAACACAAAGGGCACAAAAGAGTCGAAAAGGACGCTATATTACAGCAACGCTTTGCGGACCTTGTGTAAACCACCACGTTCTTTGTGGTAAAAAAAATCTCCGCGACCTCCACGGTAAAAAAATCTCCACAAAAAAAGAGGCCGCTCCTTCCGGGAACAGCCTCTTTATACGTTCTTCAATGATGCTTTAGAACTTCAGTTCCGGCCATCCTTCACGATAGGTACGTTTTACGTACTGGTTAGCCGGCTCAAAATTGGTTACTTTCATCTTGGCACCATCCCATTGCAGGGTAATACCTCTTCCGGGGAATTTGCCATTCGCGTCTTTGTAATTAAAGCTGCGGATCGCCAGGTTGCCCATCAGTATGCTTTCGGTAAGCGGCACCGCATAACCTATAAAGGGAGAATCTACCATTTTGCTTCCCTTTTCATAGCCCGCAATACAGGCATCCACCCATTGCTTATAATGTCCTTCAGCACCACCGGGAATACGCGCGTACTTTTTGGCCACTTTTAATCCGTTCATTTTGGAAACTGGCAGCAATGTAGGATCCTGTCCGTACACACCGCACATCATCTTTCCTTTGGTTCCGATAAACAGCGCGCCGTTACCCACATCACCCTTGCCCCCCATGATGTCATTCGGGCCCAGTTCATCCGGGCGCTCCGGCTGCATACCTCCGTCCATCCAATGCACTTTGATATTTTTGCCGTTCTTGCCCTTGTATTTAAAATGAATGGATGAGGAAACCGGCGGACTATCCGGCGCATACACCTGGTTCCAGTTCTTAACATAGGGCGTAGAAACACTGCAGGTCACTTCTTCGGGGAAGCCCAATCCCAATACCTTAAATACAGGCCCCACGATATGGCAGGCCATATCCCCTAATGCCCCGGTACCGTAATCCCACCATCCACGCCAATTAAAAGGCACTACATTATCTTCATAGGCACGATAAGGTGCCGTACCCAGCCAAAGGTCCCAATTCAACCCTTCCGGAACGGCGGGTTTTTCCTGGGGCCATGTAATTCCCTGCGGCCATACCGGGCGGTTTGTCCAGCAATATACCGATTCCACCTCTCCGATCAGTCCCGCCTCATACCATTCCCGCAGGTCACGGACACCATCGTTCGAAGAACCCTGGTCGCCCATCTGGGTAACCACCTTGTAACGCTTGGCAGCCTCGCCCAGCATCCGCGATTCCCAGATGTCGTGCGTAAGCGGCTTTTGCACGTATACGTGTTTGTTGAGCTGCATGGCATGGAAGGCCACGATTGCATGCGTATGGTCCGGCGTACTAACACTTACGGCGTCAAAATGCTTGCTTTCTTTATCGAGCAGCTCTCTCCAGTCTGCATAGTACTTTGCCTTTGGAAACCGTTTCCTGCTACCGGCCGCCTGTCGGTCATCCACATCGCATAAAAACCCGATCTCCGCATTGCCGCCTTTATAAAAACTGTTGATATCGCCGGCACCCTTTCCGCCAACGCCCACACCGGCCACTACCAGCTTATCGCTGGGCGCCACATAACCTCTTCCCAGTACATGCCGCGGCACAATAAAAAATGCGCCGCCTGCAAGCGCAGCGTTCTGTATGAATTTTCTCCGTGAGTTATCTTTTTTTTGATCCATAATCGCGTTAAAAATAGTTTGAATCCCCTTACAGGTTCAGGCTCCATCCTTCCCTGTAGGTTCTTTTTACAAATTGGTTGGCTTCATCAAAGTTGGTGATCTTCATATTCTTTGCATCCCAAAGCAGTTTTTTCCGGCCGGTAAATTTGCTTTTGCCCCAACCGGATATACTTGGATCCATATAGAGAGCACTGCGGATGGCCAGGTTCCCCATCAGGATGCTTTCGGTAAACGGACCGGCATACTCAAACGGAGAACTGGTTACCCCTTTGCCATAACCCGCGATACAGGCGTTCACCCACTGCAGGTAATGCCCGTCGGTTCCACCCGGCACACGGGCAATGGTTTGTTTCACCGCTTTTGCACTTTCATTCTTTGATAAAGGCAGCAACCTTGGGTTTGCTCCATAGCAATCGGCCAGCAATTTACCCTTGGTTCCGATAAACAGTACCCCACCATCCCAGTTACCAAACGATTCTTCCGGCTGCAGTTCATCCGGACGCTTGGGCAGTAAGCCCCCATCGTACCAGGAAACTTTCAGCGTTCCTTTTTTATCTTTCCGCGGATACTCGAGATGAATGATGGATGCCACAGGGCAGCTGGCGCTATTGTTCGCTTCCTGGTTCATACCCGTCCACTGGTTGGCAATGCTGCACTCGGCCGATGTTGGATAATCGATGGGCAGGATCCGGTAAATAGGATCCATGATATGACAGGCCATATCACCCAGGGCTCCGGTGCCATAGGCCCAGAATCCCCGCCAGTTAAATGGCACATAGGCCGGGTTGTAATCTTCCTTCGGCGCAGTTCCCAGCCACAGGTCCCAATCCAGTTCACTGGGCACCGGATGATTTCCCGAAGGTTTGGGTACGCCCTGCGGCCAGATGGGCCGGTTGGTCCAGGCCTGCGCTTCTACAATGTCACCGATCAAACCGGCATTGTACAATTCTTTCATCCTCCTTACACCATCTCCGGAACCGCCCTGGTTGCCCATTTGGGTAACCACCTTATATTTCTTGGCTGCTTCCGCCAGGATACGCGCTTCATAGATATCGTGCGTTAATGGCTTTTGCGTATATACGTGCTTTCCTAATTGCATCGCCGCAAGGGTAGCCACTGCATGTGTATGGTCCGGTGTACTGATACTACAGGCATCTATATTCTTCGCTTCTTTTTGCAGCATCTCCCGGAAGTCTTTGTAGTAATTAGCCTTTGGGAAATTTTTCCTTGAGTTGACTGCCTGGCGGTCATCCACATCACAAAGCGCCACAATATTTACATTGGGGCTTTTTGCAAAAGACGCCAGATCGCTTTCACCTTTTCCTCCTGCACCAATTCCCGCGATATTCAGCTTATCACTGGGAGCCACATGCCCCCGTCCCAGTACATGCCGGGGCACAATAAAAAAGGCACTGCCGGCCAGCGCTGAGTTGCGGATAAATTTTCTCCTGGATTGATTTTTTGGTTTCATAATGGCGAAAAAATTTAAATTTAGTTTTAAAAAACGATCAAAATAATGAATTTCATTTAAACAGCATATTAACGGTTGATAGTTTTTGCAGTTTTTTCGAAATTATTTAATTCAGCGGGCGGTTTACCTTGCTTTTTATTTCATCTTTGAAAACGATCGACACCTTATACTGCATCGGGGCATAGTATTGTTCCAGTACT
The sequence above is a segment of the Niabella agricola genome. Coding sequences within it:
- a CDS encoding Gfo/Idh/MocA family protein; translated protein: MDQKKDNSRRKFIQNAALAGGAFFIVPRHVLGRGYVAPSDKLVVAGVGVGGKGAGDINSFYKGGNAEIGFLCDVDDRQAAGSRKRFPKAKYYADWRELLDKESKHFDAVSVSTPDHTHAIVAFHAMQLNKHVYVQKPLTHDIWESRMLGEAAKRYKVVTQMGDQGSSNDGVRDLREWYEAGLIGEVESVYCWTNRPVWPQGITWPQEKPAVPEGLNWDLWLGTAPYRAYEDNVVPFNWRGWWDYGTGALGDMACHIVGPVFKVLGLGFPEEVTCSVSTPYVKNWNQVYAPDSPPVSSSIHFKYKGKNGKNIKVHWMDGGMQPERPDELGPNDIMGGKGDVGNGALFIGTKGKMMCGVYGQDPTLLPVSKMNGLKVAKKYARIPGGAEGHYKQWVDACIAGYEKGSKMVDSPFIGYAVPLTESILMGNLAIRSFNYKDANGKFPGRGITLQWDGAKMKVTNFEPANQYVKRTYREGWPELKF
- a CDS encoding type 1 glutamine amidotransferase, whose protein sequence is MLMEKECVRFAILDLNAGLPNQGMRCIREIVERWANEKQVDLIYDVFDVRVKNELPDLSYDIYISSGGPGDPLSTRFDDWDINWNKWLKETLRWNENPGNEQKKYVFFICHSFQLASRYFNAGLICKRKSTSFGVFPMHMLPEAGDNPVFENLSDPFYAVDSRDFQLIQPNFDILNEMGAYITCIEKERPHVPYERAVMGISFNPYMFGTQFHPEADAAGMLKHFQSEDKRNMVIENHGAQKLSSMIDQLKDPDKIMWTNRHLIPNFLNEAYSHIVSVSLVES
- a CDS encoding Gfo/Idh/MocA family protein, whose product is MKPKNQSRRKFIRNSALAGSAFFIVPRHVLGRGHVAPSDKLNIAGIGAGGKGESDLASFAKSPNVNIVALCDVDDRQAVNSRKNFPKANYYKDFREMLQKEAKNIDACSISTPDHTHAVATLAAMQLGKHVYTQKPLTHDIYEARILAEAAKKYKVVTQMGNQGGSGDGVRRMKELYNAGLIGDIVEAQAWTNRPIWPQGVPKPSGNHPVPSELDWDLWLGTAPKEDYNPAYVPFNWRGFWAYGTGALGDMACHIMDPIYRILPIDYPTSAECSIANQWTGMNQEANNSASCPVASIIHLEYPRKDKKGTLKVSWYDGGLLPKRPDELQPEESFGNWDGGVLFIGTKGKLLADCYGANPRLLPLSKNESAKAVKQTIARVPGGTDGHYLQWVNACIAGYGKGVTSSPFEYAGPFTESILMGNLAIRSALYMDPSISGWGKSKFTGRKKLLWDAKNMKITNFDEANQFVKRTYREGWSLNL